The genome window CGCCTTTGGCAACATCAAGGAGAATCTCGGCCAGCATGCTGTCAATGAGGAAACACTTCAAAAGATGTCTTCGTGTGCGCTGCTAGAGAATGCCAAGGCGCAGTACACAAACTTTGTGGTGCGACAACAACGTGTCACAGCTGCCACAACAGTTGTGAACGAGCAACAGCGTCTGGCGCTTAAGCGACCTGCAAAGCCAAATGAAttcaccaccaacaacaatagcaaattGTTCGCCAGCAATTTGGGATttacagcagctgctgccaagCCGATGCCAGGCACATCAAATGCATTATCAActcaacaacagctgcagcaacagcaacaacaacagctgcaaccacagcagcaactacaacagcagcaacagttgcagctacaacaacaacagcaaacgcaATCTATGCAATTGCAGCGCACGAACATCATGAGTGGACCGCTCCCGACGCCAGTGCGTCGACAGATCTTCTGGAACACCGCACAGATCACGACGAGCACCAAATTTGTGCTTGATGTGCAAGCGAATCTTGCTTTCGGCTTCAGCATCGATGGCAAAGAGTTGGGCGGCGCTCGCTTGGCCAGCAAACATCCGGAGATCATACGCTATCTGCCCGATGCCGAGGATCGCGAATGGTTATCGGCACGTGGAATTATTCCCGCCGAGAATCGCAGTTCACGCTTTCTGTTTCTCATTTACGACGAAGTCTGTCGGCTGCAACAAACCCATGAACTCTATCGACACAAAGCCAACATAGATCTGAGCATGATGTTGACTTTTACCGTCACCGAGCCAATGATACAGAAGATGAAGTTGTTCTTTGTGGATTTGAATATCAAGAGTCGCGGCCTGATTACCAACTCTTTTATCATGGCCAAcaatcaacagcagccacagcagcagcagcaaccacagcaacaacaagtcgccagcagcaatagcaataacaatagtCATCTTCGCAATGCTTTGCTGCAAGGCGTGTCAGCTCCACAACAATCAGCACAATCCAATCAGCAACAATCGACAACAACGTCAGCAATAGTTGATGATGCCTTGTCCAAGGAGCTGCCCTCCGCTTCAGCTTCCGCATCGCCTTGTCTGCAAGGCACCGTCGTGGGCAGCAGCACCACGAATCCGCTGAAGTCCAAGCTAAGCATGTCCAGCAGCTCAGCACTCAGCTCTTCGCATGCCACGCTCACTGCTCTGCTCAATCAGGGAGGAACAAGTGTGGCCAGTGCTTCCCCCGTCAGCAACAAGTTTCGCAATTAATCAGTCTTTAGTtaagttaattaataattatattcataACTAGTTTTTAAGTAGTTTGCTGCTCAATACTCGCATCTCATATCGCTGGATCTCTGTGTAGTCTTTCATTTTCACTTACAAAATAAACGTAAACCTTTTTGAGTGTACAAAATGAAAGTGTCTCTACTGCATTTCACATAGTTTTATTTGCTGGCGTTAAAAAGGgaagtaaaatgtaaaatatagcAATGTGCATAAATATTCAACGAAATTATTTACAGCTTAAAAAAGCTGTAAACTAATTATTAGGCAAACGAGTAAGTAATAAATTTTGCAAGTGGAAGTTTGCACTAGTTGAGATGTTACAGAATTTATGTACAGTAAATTCTCATAACTCATAGTTAAAACTTCATTTGGAAAAAGGCaaagaaaaactttaaaatcttTTCATTAAAAGAATTAAACTTTGGAAATCATTcatgaataaataattgtgtTAATTTGCTTTACAATATTTGTGCAAAGTTCTTTGGCTTCTcggcaaataaaaatcattatcATCAAACATTTgatacgtatacgcaatattttcGTACGTATACGCAAGATTCATATCAAAAaaagtattgtttttatttttgtgttacgATCAAGCTAAAAAAATTGATTGCCGAATTCAGATATGCAATTTatagctaaaaatataatattcaccTTGTAAAGGTTGCGCAAAGTTCAAAGAGTCCCACAATCAAACGTTTTCACTTCTGCCATTTTAAAGTGGCTTcgatgaaaataatattctgcTTATGATCTCTGATCGCCTGGTTCTTCAGCTGGCTAAgtacattaataaatttatagcaCACTAAGTGTTAGATTATCATGCAGTGAAATCGTATTCAGCGACAGTTTAATAACTTTGGCAtagtattttcatattataccaaaaattctATTAATGCACTTATGCACCTTACGTTCTAAAGGATATTGATATAAAACTCATAGTATTCATGCACCAATAGCATGTAGGAAtaacttaaaatttatattcaatattcagAAACAGACTACATTACGTAGCTAATTAATCACCTCTATGGTTCTGAACTTACAGCTGTTCGCTACACAAAATTTTTATGACACTGTTCCGTAATTATATTGAATGGTTTTATACTAGATGATGCATTTCGTGGAATCAATTTTTGCTGATTAAATTAGTAGACTAATCAGGCACCTCACATATGTTAGATGATTCTATATTGAACTATAGTAGATTGCACTATATATAATTCTAATTGGAGTCTatacacaaatacaatatatataactgTCATAAGTACAGAATAAATCTACTATTCTTAAGCTAATTTCATCGAAGAAACGATGCATTTTGTGCAGTGGAAATAAAAGGCTTATCAATCGGCATTTCGCACATGTTTCTGAAGTACGCATTAGTAACATTTTGATGATATTAATGCATATACTACATTTCTAATGTTCTATTCAAGAATGCAATTTTTCAGGATAAACTAAGTGGCTTATTAGACAGCTATACAGTGGATCACAGCTTACTGGCCAAACTAAAAGaggtattaactttatttaaacttaGGATTTTAGTAAATAGCTGTGTTCAttaaaatagcagtgcgaCAAAAACAGAACaatataatgttttttttttgcttatttctttttgttactTGATCGCTGGCACACtgtttttgtaaaatttaacTTTACATTGAATTGTAGTAGTAGACTACacaaaatttacattattGTGGCGTAcaagtgtaaatattttagagATGATGCacttaaaaattacaatatatGAATTAACATTTTGGATAAGGATAAGTTATTACCTAGATGATCACAAATTTAAGCTGAAGTACTCTCCATTAATATTATGATGGAATcacatatacattttaaaaattccatCTATGAAAGAAATCCATTTTATGCCATGCATGATTTCAGGATAAATTTGTTGCCTGGTTAGTCATTTATATGACTCGAGATGAACTGTAATACCCTAAGATTTATTGCATTTAGGAATGAAAGACAAATTCACTAGCTAATTAGGCACCATTATGAACTTTTTGAACTGAACTACCCCACAGCTTGGGAGGTAGCGTGCCCTGCTCTATGCGCTGTCTAGCTGCTCGGCATGCTTCACTGGGGCATTTCTCCATATCGCgcaatgttgttgttcttgttgttgtcgtcgtgcAACTGTTGTATACagtgtatatataaaatgtatccACATCTATGCATGTATGCGATGTAATACATATAGCGAGAGTATCTAtgtatacatttgtatatattggGAGAACGCAACGCATCGCATTATAGCTAGCTGACTGGCAGATGGACGGATTCATGCAGCTTCAGCCTCGCTTTCCTCGTCTCCCTGCTCCTTCCTGCTCCCTGATTGGATCGCTGAgattgcttctgctgctgctgctgctgctgttgatgttgttgatgttgctgtgtGGAAAACCACTATACGGCTCACATTCGGCTGCTCCG of Drosophila nasuta strain 15112-1781.00 chromosome 3, ASM2355853v1, whole genome shotgun sequence contains these proteins:
- the LOC132789547 gene encoding AF4/FMR2 family member lilli encodes the protein MVIQRSWKILSDAASTANNNNSSSNNNTTATTSQLTTAAGGSNDVAQRSPATLQANSSSDDSDCSNQTTHSMDTRVASPAKQTEPTEATVEPTIPMVINGTDSAVKYVTTSEMAETMLQRIRQRYNGVHNTESGGSAESAMRALELLRISVQQAFDSEVNDIIKRYMNNYFKPAFGNIKENLGQHAVNEETLQKMSSCALLENAKAQYTNFVVRQQRVTAATTVVNEQQRLALKRPAKPNEFTTNNNSKLFASNLGFTAAAAKPMPGTSNALSTQQQLQQQQQQQLQPQQQLQQQQQLQLQQQQQTQSMQLQRTNIMSGPLPTPVRRQIFWNTAQITTSTKFVLDVQANLAFGFSIDGKELGGARLASKHPEIIRYLPDAEDREWLSARGIIPAENRSSRFLFLIYDEVCRLQQTHELYRHKANIDLSMMLTFTVTEPMIQKMKLFFVDLNIKSRGLITNSFIMANNQQQPQQQQQPQQQQVASSNSNNNSHLRNALLQGVSAPQQSAQSNQQQSTTTSAIVDDALSKELPSASASASPCLQGTVVGSSTTNPLKSKLSMSSSSALSSSHATLTALLNQGGTSVASASPVSNKFRN